Within the Microbacterium sp. 1S1 genome, the region GACCTCCTCGCGGCGCTGGTAGGCGGGGTGGAGCTCGATCTGGTTCACGGCCGGGACGACGCCGGTCTCCTTCACCGTGCGCTCCAGATGCGGGACGAGGAAGTTCGAGACGCCGATGCTGCGGGTCAGACCGGCGTCCCGCAGTTCGATGAGCTTCGCGAACGCGTGGACGTAGTCGTCCTTCGCCGGGGTCGGCCAGTGCACGAGGTAGAGGTCGACCTGCTCGAGGCCGAGCTTCTCGAGGCTCTCGCCGATGGCAGCGCGCGGCTCGTCGTCGTGGTGGCGGTCGTTCCACAGCTTCGTGGTCACGAAGAGCTCGTCGCGCGGGATGCCCGACGACGCGATGGCCGCGCCCACGCCCTCCTCGTTGCCGTAGATCGCCGCGGTGTCGATGTGGCGGTAGCCGATCTCGAGGGCCTCGCTCACCGCCTTCTCGGTCTCTGCCGGCGGCACCTGGAAGACGCCGTAGCCCAACTGGGGGATGGAGTTGCCGTCGTTCAGTTCGAGTGCAGGAATGGTCATTGCTCCAGCCTAGGACCTGTGATGACAGGTAGGGCCTGCGGATGACGGAAAGCGTCAGTGGCGGGGTACCGCGGCCATCGCGGCTGCGCCCTTCCCGACCAGGCGCTCGAGAGGCCCGCGGCCGACGAACATCGACCAGAGCGTCGCCGCGAGCAGCAGCGTCACGGCGGTGGCGGCCCAGAACGTGTTGTCCGACACGAAGCCGCCGGGGCCGGCGACGAGAACCACGGAGACCACGTGCAGACTGTACGCCGTGAGCGGCATGGAGCCGAGAGCACCCACGGGCAGCAGCACCCAGCGCAGCGGGCGGCTGAGCAGCAGACACAGGGCGACCACTGCAAGCGCGAAGCCCCCGGAACCGAGGATCTCCGCCGTCCCGCCGCTGTGCGGGTCGACGGCGAAGACGGCGCGGACCACGGAACCGAGCGGATCCGTCGCGAGGAGGGCCTCCGGGTAGCTCTCCCATCCGGAGACCGGGCTCGGGTCGTCGGGGAGGAAGGACGACAGGCTTCCACCGGGGAGGCCTCCCGTGCTCTCATCCCCGGAGTACTCGCTCGACGAGGACGCCATCGACCCGGTCTCGGCCACACCGGCCGCCGCTCCGACGGCGCCCAGGCCGTACCCGACCGCGGCGAGCACTACGCCGACGACGAGGGCGACGACGGCCGTGCGCTTCTTCTGCACGCGGAGCCGACCCAGGGCCATGCCGCCCAGCACGAGGGCCAGCCACACCGTGATCGGGTAGGTGCCGTAGAGCACGAAGCCGATGCCCGCGCCGTACGGCTGCAACGCGAGCGCGTTGATCAGGGCGAGCAGCGCAGGCCCGGCGAGAGCGAGGACCGCGGCACCGAGGAGCAGTCGCCGCGGGCGCCACCGCAGCACCGGGATGACCGCGACGTAGAGCAATCCGTAGAGCGTGAGGATCACGGCGATGGGCGTGTTGAGGAGCTCCAGGGCGAGGCCGATGAGGAAGATCACGGCACCACGGCCGACGAGATTCAGCCGGATGCCCGGGAGGCGCTCCGG harbors:
- a CDS encoding aldo/keto reductase, which codes for MTIPALELNDGNSIPQLGYGVFQVPPAETEKAVSEALEIGYRHIDTAAIYGNEEGVGAAIASSGIPRDELFVTTKLWNDRHHDDEPRAAIGESLEKLGLEQVDLYLVHWPTPAKDDYVHAFAKLIELRDAGLTRSIGVSNFLVPHLERTVKETGVVPAVNQIELHPAYQRREEVAWANANGVRIEAWGPLGQGKYDLFGAPAVADAAAAHGVTPAQAVLRWHLQKGIIVFPKSVRPERLRENLDVFGFELTDAEIAAIDALDPLDGSGRVGSHPDEVN
- a CDS encoding heparan-alpha-glucosaminide N-acetyltransferase domain-containing protein encodes the protein MTTALPPGRWFRDFGRPPRILGLDVARGLAILGMAGAHVGMTEAFQWGDPTTWTDLVHGRSSILFALLAGVSIALMTGRDELPEPERLPGIRLNLVGRGAVIFLIGLALELLNTPIAVILTLYGLLYVAVIPVLRWRPRRLLLGAAVLALAGPALLALINALALQPYGAGIGFVLYGTYPITVWLALVLGGMALGRLRVQKKRTAVVALVVGVVLAAVGYGLGAVGAAAGVAETGSMASSSSEYSGDESTGGLPGGSLSSFLPDDPSPVSGWESYPEALLATDPLGSVVRAVFAVDPHSGGTAEILGSGGFALAVVALCLLLSRPLRWVLLPVGALGSMPLTAYSLHVVSVVLVAGPGGFVSDNTFWAATAVTLLLAATLWSMFVGRGPLERLVGKGAAAMAAVPRH